One genomic segment of Chitinophaga parva includes these proteins:
- a CDS encoding vWA domain-containing protein yields MRSIFFGKFNPDDNQKSPFDRLLSAFTQLLTYTNGDATEALQWLTELDKEYQLTDDEYGMGDFIQELRERGYIKENEQDGSLAITGKTEQTIRKSALEEIFGKMKKSPAGEHSTRRPGQGDELNADTRPYQFGDSVEQIDFTASIRNAQINHGVESFNMYQDDLEIKETDFKAQTSTALMIDLSHSMILYGEDRITPAKKVAMALSELITTRYPKDTLDIIVFGNDAWQIEIKDLPYLQVGPYHTNTVAGLEMAMDVLRRRRNPNKQIFMITDGKPTCLKIGSQYYKNSYGLDRKILNRTLNLAAQCKKLKIPITTFMVATDPWLQQFVQEFTETNNGKAFFSGLDKLGQFLFHDFESGKRKLMR; encoded by the coding sequence ATGAGAAGTATCTTTTTTGGAAAATTCAACCCGGACGATAACCAGAAATCTCCCTTCGACCGACTGCTAAGCGCCTTTACCCAACTCCTCACCTATACCAACGGCGACGCCACCGAGGCCCTGCAATGGCTGACGGAACTGGATAAAGAATACCAGCTTACTGACGATGAATATGGCATGGGGGATTTTATCCAGGAACTGCGCGAACGCGGCTACATCAAGGAAAATGAGCAGGACGGCTCCCTGGCCATTACCGGGAAGACCGAACAGACCATCCGCAAAAGCGCCCTGGAAGAGATCTTCGGCAAGATGAAAAAATCGCCTGCAGGCGAGCACAGTACCCGCCGCCCCGGCCAGGGCGATGAGCTCAATGCAGACACCCGCCCCTACCAGTTTGGCGACAGCGTGGAGCAGATAGATTTCACCGCCTCTATCCGCAACGCACAGATCAACCACGGGGTGGAAAGCTTTAACATGTACCAGGACGACCTGGAGATCAAGGAAACGGACTTCAAGGCGCAAACTTCCACCGCGCTGATGATAGACCTCTCCCACTCCATGATCCTGTACGGGGAAGACCGCATCACTCCTGCCAAAAAAGTGGCCATGGCGCTGAGTGAACTGATCACTACCCGCTATCCCAAGGACACGCTGGACATCATCGTATTTGGGAACGATGCCTGGCAGATAGAGATCAAGGACCTGCCCTACCTGCAGGTAGGCCCTTACCATACCAATACCGTAGCCGGCCTGGAAATGGCCATGGACGTGCTGCGGCGCCGGCGCAACCCGAACAAGCAGATCTTCATGATCACGGACGGGAAGCCAACCTGCCTGAAAATAGGCAGCCAGTATTACAAGAACAGCTATGGCCTGGACCGCAAGATCCTGAACCGTACCCTGAACCTGGCCGCCCAGTGCAAAAAACTGAAGATCCCCATCACTACCTTCATGGTGGCTACCGATCCCTGGCTACAGCAGTTTGTCCAGGAATTTACCGAAACCAATAACGGCAAAGCATTTTTCTCCGGCCTCGATAAACTGGGCCAGTTCCTCTTCCACGACTTTGAAAGTGGCAAGCGGAAATTGATGAGATAA
- a CDS encoding DUF4846 domain-containing protein produces MKLRFLVTCLLCAHSIVFAQQQAGSIPPPAGFTRVGAPPGSFASWLRQVGLKQDKTVYLYNGTPKGNQQAQYAVLDISVGHQDLQQCADAVMRLYAEWRYSHQQYGGIVFRATDGTLLNYEDWRQGYRFVLRNRHLQKVKSAGPSTSRADFDQYLQVVFSYAGTLSLSRQLHPVAHVQDIAPGDVFIKGGSPGHAVIVMDVAVNAAGEKRFLLAQSYMPAQDIHILKNPQSNSPWYSTAFGSALVTPEWVFAGNSLCRW; encoded by the coding sequence ATGAAACTCCGCTTCTTGGTTACCTGTTTGCTATGCGCCCATTCCATCGTGTTTGCCCAACAGCAGGCCGGCAGCATCCCGCCACCGGCGGGCTTTACCCGGGTGGGAGCCCCGCCGGGTTCCTTTGCCAGCTGGCTGCGCCAGGTAGGCCTTAAACAAGATAAGACCGTGTACCTCTACAATGGCACGCCCAAAGGCAACCAGCAGGCCCAGTATGCCGTGCTGGATATTTCCGTAGGCCACCAGGACCTGCAGCAATGCGCAGACGCCGTGATGCGCCTTTACGCGGAGTGGCGCTACTCCCACCAGCAGTACGGCGGGATCGTGTTCCGCGCCACGGATGGTACGTTGCTCAACTACGAAGACTGGCGCCAGGGCTATCGCTTTGTATTGCGTAACCGGCACCTGCAAAAGGTGAAAAGTGCCGGCCCCTCCACCAGCCGGGCGGATTTTGACCAGTACCTGCAGGTGGTCTTCAGCTATGCAGGCACGCTTTCCCTGAGCCGGCAGCTGCACCCGGTGGCCCATGTACAGGACATAGCCCCGGGCGATGTATTTATTAAAGGCGGTTCGCCCGGCCATGCGGTGATCGTGATGGATGTAGCGGTGAATGCAGCGGGGGAAAAGCGTTTCCTGCTGGCGCAAAGCTATATGCCTGCCCAGGACATTCACATCCTTAAAAATCCCCAAAGTAACTCACCATGGTACAGTACTGCTTTTGGAAGCGCGCTGGTAACGCCAGAATGGGTGTTTGCGGGCAATAGCCTGTGCCGTTGGTGA
- a CDS encoding glycosyltransferase family 117 protein has protein sequence MNFNRINNIVGWIVCIIACTVYVMTMEATGSLWDCGEFISSIYKVQVPHPPGAPLFVLIGRIFTLPLSPSKAALGVNFMSAIASGFTILFLFWSITHFARRLMITTGEVVASNKMIAIMGAGAVGALAYTFSDSFWFSAVEGEVYAMSSLFTALVFWLMLKWEHEADRPNADRYIVLIAFMMGLSIGVHLLNLLTIPAMVMIYYFRRYKVTTWGIVWAFVMGCVITGLVQKFLIQDTIKASGLMDVFFVNSLHLPFFSGFAFYFIALVAVLGYGYVNPKVGVYGPLVLMASVILIPGFNDGDNTAGLIFRLLVTAFLLGLPYLLKVAGYPINYNRIKHVTRLAAASILFLLLGYSTYITTMVRSTANPSVDMYNVDNPISLVGYLGREQYGDFPLVYGQVFTARPTEYKTGGNNYARGPKNYVITGQRSEPVYAAADKMLFPRVWDGSNDQGHADYYRDWLGLAQGQAPSYADNIKFFLGYQVNFMYFRYFMWNFSGKQNDVQGYGNPRDGNWITGIPFIDNLMYGDQDLMPDSLKNSKAHNVMFMLPLILGILGFVYQYQKGFRDWLVVGLLFFFTGLAIVVYLNQAGNQPRERDYAYVGSFYAFAIWIGLGVLWLYDKLLPRLKGSTGVAVTAISLLAVPLLMGFQEWDDHDRSQKTLARDVAKDYLESCQPNAILFTVGDNDTYPLWYAQEVEGIRPDIRVINLSLLGVDWYIDQQRAMVNKAPGVPMSWTPDKYNGENRNYVQFFDDGRFPQNKYFNLKEVMAFMGSDEDAAKVVNQNDGDKMNYLPSKNLVIPVNRQQVISNGTVSVGDTARIVDQVQFQIPQQKNFLLKNDLALLDIISANNWNRPIYFTSPTDLGLNDYLQTDGLTYHLVPLRKAESNDPFGMDNNMNVPVAYNNLMTKFAFGGAEKKGTYFDEPNRKLLLYVRNAFTKEGIALAQQGNKEKALTVLNKADQNLLESNFPYAMTSLGNTHNYYSLQTVYAYYLAGDLKKAGEISQQITKDCQQQINYFRALPANRQSGSLEQEARSSEQFIGLLQQLKQQFSDAAKAQELQQKMNTSATPADSAKK, from the coding sequence ATGAATTTTAACCGGATTAATAACATTGTAGGCTGGATCGTCTGTATCATTGCCTGCACTGTGTATGTAATGACCATGGAGGCGACCGGCAGTTTGTGGGACTGTGGTGAATTTATTTCCAGTATCTACAAAGTGCAGGTACCCCACCCCCCGGGAGCACCCCTCTTTGTACTGATCGGACGTATCTTCACTTTACCCCTCAGCCCTTCCAAAGCTGCACTGGGCGTAAACTTTATGTCCGCCATCGCCAGTGGCTTTACCATCCTGTTCTTATTCTGGAGCATTACGCACTTTGCGCGCCGCCTCATGATCACCACCGGTGAAGTGGTAGCCTCTAACAAGATGATCGCCATTATGGGCGCCGGTGCCGTAGGTGCATTGGCTTACACCTTCTCCGACTCTTTCTGGTTCTCCGCCGTGGAAGGTGAAGTATACGCCATGTCTTCCCTCTTCACTGCGCTGGTATTCTGGCTCATGCTGAAATGGGAACACGAGGCAGACCGCCCCAATGCAGACCGCTACATTGTGCTCATCGCCTTCATGATGGGCCTCTCCATCGGTGTTCACCTGCTCAACCTGTTGACCATCCCCGCCATGGTGATGATCTATTACTTCCGCCGTTATAAGGTAACCACCTGGGGCATTGTATGGGCCTTCGTCATGGGCTGCGTGATCACCGGCCTGGTTCAGAAGTTCCTCATCCAGGATACCATCAAGGCTTCCGGTCTGATGGACGTGTTCTTCGTGAACAGCCTGCACCTGCCTTTCTTCTCCGGCTTTGCCTTCTACTTCATTGCCCTGGTAGCAGTACTGGGCTATGGTTATGTAAACCCGAAAGTAGGCGTATACGGCCCACTGGTGCTGATGGCCTCCGTAATACTGATCCCCGGCTTTAACGATGGCGATAACACCGCAGGCCTTATTTTCCGCCTGCTGGTTACCGCGTTCCTGCTGGGCCTCCCCTACCTGCTGAAGGTGGCAGGTTATCCCATCAACTACAACCGCATTAAACACGTGACCCGCCTGGCCGCAGCCAGCATCCTGTTCCTGCTGCTGGGCTACTCCACCTATATCACCACGATGGTACGTTCTACCGCCAACCCGTCGGTAGACATGTACAACGTGGACAACCCCATCTCCCTGGTAGGTTACCTGGGCCGTGAGCAATACGGCGATTTCCCGCTGGTATACGGCCAGGTGTTCACCGCCCGCCCCACGGAATACAAGACCGGTGGTAACAACTACGCCCGTGGTCCGAAGAACTACGTGATCACCGGCCAGCGCAGCGAACCGGTTTACGCCGCGGCCGACAAGATGCTGTTCCCCCGCGTATGGGATGGCAGCAACGACCAGGGGCACGCAGATTACTACCGCGACTGGCTGGGCCTTGCACAGGGCCAGGCACCCAGTTATGCCGATAATATCAAGTTCTTCCTGGGCTACCAGGTCAACTTCATGTACTTCCGCTACTTCATGTGGAACTTCTCCGGTAAGCAGAACGATGTGCAGGGTTATGGCAACCCACGCGATGGCAACTGGATCACCGGTATTCCCTTCATTGATAATCTCATGTACGGCGACCAGGACCTGATGCCGGACAGCCTCAAAAACAGCAAGGCGCACAACGTGATGTTCATGCTGCCGCTGATCCTCGGTATCCTGGGCTTTGTATACCAATACCAGAAAGGCTTCCGTGACTGGCTGGTGGTAGGCCTGCTGTTCTTCTTCACCGGGCTGGCCATCGTAGTATACCTGAACCAGGCCGGTAACCAGCCCCGCGAGCGTGATTACGCTTACGTAGGTTCTTTCTATGCCTTTGCCATCTGGATAGGCCTGGGCGTGCTCTGGCTGTACGACAAACTGCTACCCCGCCTGAAAGGCAGCACGGGCGTGGCCGTAACGGCGATAAGCCTGCTGGCCGTACCTTTGCTGATGGGCTTCCAGGAATGGGATGACCACGACCGCTCCCAGAAAACACTGGCCCGCGATGTGGCCAAGGACTACCTGGAGAGCTGCCAGCCAAATGCCATCCTCTTTACGGTGGGCGATAACGATACCTACCCGCTGTGGTATGCACAGGAAGTGGAAGGCATCCGCCCGGACATCCGCGTGATCAACCTCAGCCTGTTGGGCGTAGACTGGTACATTGACCAGCAACGCGCCATGGTGAACAAAGCGCCGGGGGTACCCATGAGCTGGACACCGGACAAATACAATGGAGAGAACCGTAACTATGTACAATTCTTTGACGATGGCCGCTTCCCGCAGAATAAATACTTCAACCTGAAAGAGGTAATGGCGTTCATGGGCAGCGATGAAGACGCCGCCAAGGTGGTGAACCAGAACGATGGTGACAAGATGAACTACCTGCCCAGCAAGAACCTGGTGATCCCGGTGAACAGGCAGCAGGTGATCAGCAATGGCACCGTATCTGTGGGCGATACCGCCCGCATCGTGGACCAGGTACAGTTCCAGATCCCCCAGCAGAAAAATTTCCTGCTGAAGAATGACCTGGCCCTGCTGGACATCATTTCCGCCAATAACTGGAACCGTCCCATTTACTTCACCAGCCCCACAGACCTGGGCCTGAACGATTACCTGCAGACCGATGGGCTCACTTATCACCTGGTGCCCCTGCGTAAAGCGGAAAGCAACGATCCGTTTGGCATGGATAACAACATGAACGTACCGGTAGCGTACAATAACCTGATGACCAAGTTTGCCTTTGGTGGTGCTGAAAAGAAAGGCACCTACTTTGATGAGCCGAACCGTAAACTGCTGCTCTACGTGCGCAATGCCTTCACCAAGGAAGGTATAGCCCTGGCACAGCAGGGTAACAAGGAAAAAGCCCTCACAGTGCTGAACAAGGCAGACCAGAACCTGCTGGAAAGCAACTTCCCGTATGCCATGACCAGCCTGGGTAATACGCACAACTACTACTCCCTCCAGACCGTGTACGCTTACTACCTGGCAGGCGATCTGAAAAAAGCAGGCGAGATCTCCCAGCAGATCACCAAAGACTGCCAGCAGCAGATCAACTACTTCCGCGCCCTGCCAGCAAACCGCCAGTCCGGCTCCCTGGAGCAGGAAGCCCGTTCTTCCGAACAGTTCATCGGCCTCCTCCAGCAGTTGAAACAGCAGTTCTCCGACGCCGCCAAGGCACAGGAACTGCAGCAGAAAATGAACACCAGCGCCACTCCGGCGGATAGTGCAAAGAAATAG
- a CDS encoding SAM hydrolase/SAM-dependent halogenase family protein produces MSIITLTSDIGLQDYLVGAIKGHLWQHCPDCQVMDISHHISPFNLPQATYICKSAFSFFPESTFHFVLINLFDRKQEHVLLARHNGQYIGCADNGLLTMIAEGTPEKVIKLPLDTAQPKNTFTIINTLMRAVKSLQAGHSMEEVGEVVSEIVIRHNLQPLTGDDYIEGQIIHIDSFENVVVNITRAQFDHWRKGRRFSIFFRRDEVITQMSETYADVPEGHKLALFNAAGYLEIAVNKGNAAGLFGLQGFQRDQLMQPGLSAQLSFYQTVRIVFE; encoded by the coding sequence ATGTCTATCATTACCTTAACATCGGATATCGGACTGCAGGATTACCTTGTAGGTGCCATCAAAGGGCACCTGTGGCAGCATTGCCCCGATTGCCAGGTGATGGACATCTCACACCATATCTCCCCTTTTAACCTCCCGCAGGCTACCTACATCTGCAAAAGTGCATTTTCATTTTTCCCGGAAAGTACGTTCCACTTTGTGCTCATCAACCTCTTTGACCGCAAGCAGGAACATGTGCTGCTGGCCCGCCATAACGGCCAGTACATTGGTTGTGCAGACAATGGCCTGCTCACCATGATTGCAGAGGGCACGCCGGAAAAGGTGATCAAATTACCGCTGGACACTGCGCAACCCAAGAATACCTTTACCATCATCAACACCCTCATGCGTGCCGTGAAATCCTTACAGGCAGGGCATTCCATGGAGGAGGTGGGAGAAGTGGTGAGCGAGATCGTGATCCGTCACAACCTGCAACCGCTTACCGGCGATGATTACATTGAGGGCCAGATCATCCACATCGACAGCTTTGAAAATGTGGTGGTGAATATTACCCGCGCCCAGTTTGACCATTGGCGCAAGGGCCGCCGCTTCTCTATTTTCTTCCGCCGTGACGAAGTGATCACGCAGATGAGTGAAACCTATGCGGATGTGCCGGAAGGCCATAAACTGGCCCTGTTCAATGCAGCCGGCTACCTGGAAATTGCAGTGAATAAAGGGAATGCCGCCGGCCTCTTTGGCCTACAGGGCTTCCAGCGCGACCAGCTGATGCAGCCGGGCCTCTCCGCGCAACTGAGCTTTTACCAGACCGTGCGCATCGTGTTTGAATAA
- a CDS encoding SDR family oxidoreductase: MQTTSSKPVAVITGGTSGIGRALAEKYRREGFQVAVCARKQPALEALKNELNASDLFTQVADVSIEADCKSFIDAVYSQFGRIDILINNAGISMRALFKDADISVLKSLMDINFWGTVYCTKFAMPALLASKGTVVGVSSIAGYRGLPGRTGYSASKFAMQGFLEALRTENLRTGVNVMWVCPGFTASNIRNTALNQHGTAQSETPLDEGKLMTSEAVATEIFKAVSRRKRTLVLTGQGKLTVWLNKLIPGIADGLVFNHFKKEPGSPLQ; the protein is encoded by the coding sequence ATGCAAACAACATCCAGTAAACCAGTGGCCGTCATTACCGGGGGTACCTCCGGCATAGGCAGGGCACTGGCAGAAAAATACCGCCGCGAAGGCTTCCAGGTAGCCGTATGCGCCCGCAAACAACCGGCCCTGGAAGCGCTGAAAAATGAGCTGAATGCATCGGACCTCTTTACCCAGGTGGCCGATGTGAGCATAGAAGCCGATTGTAAATCCTTTATTGACGCGGTGTACAGCCAGTTTGGCCGGATTGATATATTGATCAATAATGCCGGCATTTCTATGCGCGCCCTTTTTAAGGATGCAGATATTTCCGTACTGAAATCACTGATGGATATTAATTTCTGGGGCACGGTGTACTGTACCAAATTTGCCATGCCGGCGCTGCTGGCCAGCAAAGGCACGGTGGTAGGTGTGTCCTCTATTGCAGGCTACCGCGGGCTGCCCGGCCGCACCGGCTACTCCGCGTCCAAGTTTGCCATGCAGGGCTTCCTGGAAGCACTGCGCACCGAAAATCTACGTACAGGCGTGAACGTGATGTGGGTATGCCCTGGCTTCACCGCTTCCAACATCCGCAACACGGCCCTGAACCAGCATGGTACCGCACAAAGTGAAACCCCGCTGGACGAAGGCAAACTCATGACCTCCGAAGCGGTGGCCACCGAGATATTCAAAGCCGTGAGCAGGCGCAAACGCACGCTGGTACTTACCGGACAAGGAAAACTCACCGTCTGGCTGAACAAACTGATCCCCGGCATTGCAGACGGGTTAGTGTTCAACCACTTCAAAAAAGAGCCCGGATCGCCCTTGCAATAA
- a CDS encoding GNAT family N-acetyltransferase — translation MIFTERLILKPYEVSDAAGFYRHLQHNRDYLVDYFASLVQHLHSEEDVAAYFKKKAEQWQARKGFACGVFLKGTGIIGHVSVRDIDWRVPKGELAYFIFKEFTGYQYGAEALAGFRDWCFHEQAFHRLYMKIGVDNLASVKTAERCGFQFEGLLKSDYRKRNVELVDLQIYGCVKV, via the coding sequence ATGATCTTCACCGAACGTCTTATCCTCAAACCTTACGAGGTGTCTGATGCTGCCGGCTTTTACCGGCATTTGCAGCATAACCGGGACTACCTGGTGGACTACTTTGCCAGCCTGGTACAGCACCTGCATTCCGAAGAAGACGTGGCAGCCTATTTTAAAAAGAAGGCGGAGCAATGGCAGGCCCGTAAAGGATTTGCCTGTGGTGTGTTCCTCAAAGGCACGGGCATTATCGGGCACGTGTCTGTACGGGATATAGACTGGCGGGTGCCGAAGGGGGAGCTGGCTTATTTTATTTTCAAGGAATTTACCGGCTACCAGTACGGCGCGGAGGCCCTGGCTGGCTTCCGCGACTGGTGCTTTCATGAGCAGGCCTTTCACCGGTTGTATATGAAAATAGGGGTGGATAACCTGGCCAGTGTGAAGACCGCGGAGCGTTGCGGCTTCCAGTTTGAAGGCCTCCTTAAAAGTGATTACCGCAAGCGGAATGTAGAACTGGTAGACCTCCAGATCTATGGCTGTGTAAAAGTGTAA
- a CDS encoding alpha/beta fold hydrolase, producing the protein MKYLLYVATTACLLACHPQHPAVYSQGVLVDYDEAGHGDTTLLFAPGWCINKDYWANQVLFFSKRYRVVAITLPGFGASGKNGKDFSTTAYGQDLQAVITQLHLRNVVLVGHSMSGNIIVEAAAQNDKHIIGLVGIDNFKSVGDSSTPAGDSASAAFYAQARADYRGTMPQFAHYLFAPQTDTAVKEKVMQDILDADPKIAVGALEAGDQYNGVQKLAVLHKRLYLINSDYTPTDTAALRRKGVEVRLLTIHGTGHYPMIEAPTAFNTQLEAVLADIGAAARH; encoded by the coding sequence ATGAAGTACTTGCTGTATGTAGCCACCACGGCTTGTTTGCTCGCCTGCCACCCGCAGCATCCCGCTGTATACAGCCAGGGCGTGCTGGTGGATTATGACGAAGCTGGCCATGGCGATACCACCCTGCTCTTTGCCCCAGGCTGGTGTATCAACAAAGATTACTGGGCCAACCAGGTGTTATTTTTCAGTAAGCGTTACCGCGTAGTGGCCATTACCCTGCCGGGTTTTGGCGCCTCGGGCAAGAATGGTAAGGACTTTTCTACTACTGCTTACGGGCAGGACCTGCAGGCGGTGATCACGCAACTGCACCTGCGCAATGTAGTACTGGTGGGCCATTCCATGAGCGGCAATATCATCGTGGAGGCGGCGGCGCAAAACGACAAACACATTATTGGCCTGGTTGGGATTGATAATTTCAAGAGCGTGGGAGATAGCAGCACACCAGCCGGGGATAGTGCCAGTGCCGCATTTTATGCACAGGCCCGTGCAGATTACCGGGGCACCATGCCCCAGTTTGCCCACTATCTTTTTGCCCCGCAAACGGATACGGCTGTGAAAGAAAAAGTAATGCAGGATATCCTGGATGCAGATCCTAAAATAGCCGTGGGTGCCCTGGAAGCAGGGGACCAATACAACGGTGTGCAAAAGCTGGCAGTCCTGCATAAGCGGCTTTACCTCATTAACAGTGACTATACACCTACAGACACCGCTGCCCTGCGGCGCAAAGGCGTGGAAGTGCGCCTGCTTACCATCCATGGCACGGGGCACTACCCCATGATAGAAGCGCCTACGGCATTCAATACCCAACTGGAAGCGGTGCTGGCAGACATTGGCGCGGCCGCGCGGCACTAG
- a CDS encoding RNA polymerase sigma-70 factor gives MISDNNYSDPELISMLKHGDAQAFDLLYARHWSSMYQAAFYLLRDADAAMDIVQDIFTWLWEKRRQLDIQAVPAYLRSAVKFKVANFIRSGKIREDFYTGLSTLPPPSAPGPQDLLELHDLQVVIQQVISSLPEKCREIFLLSRDGQLSNQQIADLLHISLKTVEAQKTIALRRIRTALAPHLLAMLLVPLAAGCA, from the coding sequence TTGATTAGTGATAATAATTATAGCGATCCTGAGCTGATCAGCATGTTGAAGCATGGAGATGCACAGGCGTTTGACCTGCTGTATGCCCGTCATTGGTCTTCCATGTACCAGGCTGCCTTTTACCTGCTGCGCGATGCGGATGCTGCTATGGACATCGTCCAGGACATCTTTACCTGGCTGTGGGAAAAGCGCCGCCAGCTGGACATCCAGGCTGTGCCGGCCTATCTCCGCTCTGCTGTTAAGTTCAAGGTGGCCAATTTTATCCGCTCCGGCAAAATAAGGGAGGACTTCTACACAGGCCTCTCTACCTTACCTCCGCCGTCCGCTCCCGGGCCACAGGACCTGCTGGAACTGCACGACCTGCAAGTGGTCATTCAACAAGTGATCAGCAGCCTCCCGGAAAAATGCCGGGAGATCTTCCTGCTCAGCAGGGACGGCCAGCTTTCCAACCAGCAGATCGCCGACCTGCTGCACATTTCCCTGAAAACCGTAGAAGCACAAAAAACAATTGCGCTACGCCGCATCCGCACCGCCCTGGCCCCCCACCTGCTGGCCATGCTGCTGGTACCGTTAGCAGCCGGCTGCGCCTGA
- a CDS encoding FecR family protein, whose protein sequence is MTKEAIIALAEKVAAGTATTEELMQYHQVFRQFYVQPGWDESLMGHEAAVGAEIRRRLQPMLDRSRKARVMRIAYRWAAAAVVALLIGSGYFFLHTGSRAAVAPQAQRFKNDVPAPVGSHAILTLASGRQILLDSAGNGLLAQEGSLAVRKNQQGALVYNGAGSATAFNTVQVPTGGNAIHLVLADGSQVWVDAGSSLTYPTAFSAGTRPVTVTGQAYFEVTPDAHQPFQVKNGADRSVVQVLGTRFNIRAFRDENRVTVTLADGAVRVTTDKSSQLLQPGQQAVSQSNGDIQLTTTADLEAVMAWKDGLFYFNGNDIPTIMSDLERFYNVEVVYQTNVDERFVARIPRDVPISRVLDLIEMTNLVHFKIEGRRITVIR, encoded by the coding sequence ATGACAAAAGAAGCGATCATAGCACTGGCAGAAAAAGTGGCGGCAGGAACAGCCACCACGGAAGAGTTGATGCAATACCATCAGGTCTTCCGGCAGTTTTATGTGCAGCCGGGGTGGGATGAAAGCCTGATGGGCCATGAAGCCGCGGTGGGCGCGGAGATCCGTCGCCGCTTGCAGCCCATGCTGGACCGCTCCCGGAAGGCGCGGGTGATGAGGATTGCCTACCGCTGGGCCGCAGCCGCGGTGGTGGCCCTTTTGATAGGGAGTGGTTACTTCTTCCTGCACACCGGCAGCCGTGCTGCAGTGGCGCCACAGGCCCAGCGTTTCAAAAATGACGTGCCGGCCCCGGTGGGCAGTCATGCAATACTTACGCTGGCCAGCGGCCGGCAGATCCTCCTGGACAGTGCCGGAAACGGCCTGCTGGCACAGGAAGGCAGCCTGGCAGTGCGCAAGAACCAGCAGGGAGCGCTGGTATATAATGGCGCCGGTAGCGCCACGGCATTCAACACGGTGCAGGTGCCCACCGGTGGCAATGCTATCCACCTGGTACTGGCAGATGGCTCCCAAGTATGGGTGGATGCGGGTTCCAGCCTTACCTACCCCACGGCGTTCAGCGCGGGGACAAGGCCGGTAACGGTGACCGGGCAGGCCTACTTTGAAGTAACGCCGGATGCCCACCAGCCTTTCCAGGTAAAGAACGGGGCAGACCGTTCCGTGGTGCAGGTACTGGGCACCCGCTTTAATATACGCGCGTTCCGGGATGAAAACCGGGTGACCGTGACCCTGGCAGATGGGGCGGTGCGCGTGACAACTGATAAAAGTTCACAGTTGCTCCAGCCCGGCCAGCAGGCCGTAAGCCAAAGCAACGGCGACATACAGCTTACCACAACTGCAGACCTGGAAGCCGTAATGGCATGGAAAGACGGCCTGTTTTATTTTAATGGAAACGACATACCCACCATTATGTCGGATTTGGAACGGTTCTACAATGTAGAGGTGGTGTACCAAACCAATGTAGATGAGCGCTTCGTGGCCAGGATACCCCGGGATGTTCCCATTTCAAGGGTGCTGGACCTGATTGAGATGACCAATCTCGTGCACTTCAAAATAGAAGGGCGCCGCATCACCGTGATCAGATAA